A single Rhopalosiphum padi isolate XX-2018 chromosome 4, ASM2088224v1, whole genome shotgun sequence DNA region contains:
- the LOC132928630 gene encoding uncharacterized protein LOC132928630: METNKLKNSVYKYCFVPLCKNTSVSTPDKIFLNVPESKKLRRNWLKAARRDKKDVSDKSHLSCCEDHFDIENDLENYVQFKLMGLKRLILKKDVIPHKFECQLDRKRSSTVLNRPLFLKKKRKLDVENAVKEYSLNKSGNISEDICIDDQNNTIDLKQKECMMDIVKTSDVGVQVNINNLRKTRSKKIQCKLSENSTKFKTVACSPIKVNSLESCNTKNLYVKENYCLISESSDNSSEISDTLALSSSIESENSFNLGFEYANERFKKMAYEVTLHNISSNPKAYIGLNKEWYKCNLIKLISSHIEVEERNIFITLMKIKLNDSFRRLGDMFGISESLVCRLFHNTLPRLSVFFKQFIYWPKEKLIKELLPIPFRYRYSSVQSIIDCLEIEVPKPSDPIKQALTWSDYKKCNTLKYLISSTPDGFINFISEGFNGRCTDVLIVEKSNFLNLVPENTSVMADRGFKCIDVLLNKINCILIRPPSVSQKSKSTKDDVLETKRIASLRIHIERVIGRLREFETLKPHALINCQLLCNTDEIITIACGLINLQQPIIKQ; encoded by the exons atggaaacaaacaaacttaaaaatagcGTTTATAAATACTGCTTTGTTCCACTTTGTAAAAACACAAGTGTAAGTACACcagataaaatattcttaaatgtgCCCGAATCCAAAAAATTGAGAAGAAACTGGTTGAAAGCTGCAAGACGTGACAAGAAGGATGTTTCTGATAAATCACACTTATCTTGCTGTGAAGATCATTTtgat ATTGAAAATGATCTTGAAAATTATGTTCAATTTAAGTTAATGGGACTAAAAAGACTTATATTGAAAAAAGATGTCATTCCACATAAATTTGAATGTCAGTTGGATCGAAAAAGATCTTCTACTGTCTTAAATCgtccattatttttaaaaaagaaaagaaaattagaTGTGGAAAATGCAGTTAaagaatatagtttaaataaaa gtGGTAATATCTCTGAAGACATCTGTATTGAtgatcaaaataatacaattgatttAAAGCAAAAAGAATGTATGATGGATATTGTAAAAACTAGTGATGTTGGTGTACaagtcaatataaataatttaagaaaaacaagATCCAAAAAAATCCAATGCAAATTATCAGAGAATTcaactaaatttaaaacagtaGCTTGTTCACCTATTAAAGTAAACTCTTTAGAATCttgtaatactaaaaatttatatgtaaaagaAAACTATTGTTTAATCTCAGAATCTAGTGATAACAGTTCAGAAATATCAGATACTTTAGCTCTTTCTAGTTCTATTGAAAGTGAAAATTCATTTAACTTAGGTTTTGAATATGCTAatgaacgatttaaaaaaatggcTTATGAAGTAACTTTACATAACATTAGTAGTAATCCAAAAGCATATATAGGTCTTAATAAAGAAtggtataaatgtaatttaattaaattaataagttctCATATAGAAGTTGAAgagagaaatatatttataactttaatgaaaataaaattgaacgaTTCATTCAGAAGATTAGGAGATATGTTTGGGATATCTGAAAGTTTAGTCTGCAGACTATTTCATAACACTTTACCTAGACTTTCTgttttttttaagcaatttatatACTGgcctaaagaaaaattaataaaagaactTTTACCTATTCCTTTTCGTTATCGTTATTCATCTGTTCAATCTATTATAGATTGTTTAGAAATAGAAGTACCAAAACCATCAGATCCTATTAAACAAGCACTAACATGGtcagattataaaaaatgtaacacattaaaatatcttatatctTCAACTCCAGatggatttattaattttatatcggAAGGTTTTAATGGTAGATGTACTGATGTATTGATAGtagaaaaaagtaattttttaaatcttgttCCTGAAAATACATCTGTAATGGCAGACCGTGGgtttaaatgtattgatgtgttattaaataaaataaattgtattctcaTAAGGCCCCCTAGTGTTTCACAAAAATCGAAGTCAACAAAAGATGATGTTTTAGAAACTAAACGTATTGCTAGCCTTCGTATTCATATAGAACGTGTAATAGGACGATTAAGAGAATTTGAAACGTTGAAACCCCATGCACTTATTAACTgccaattattatgtaatactgaTGAAATTATAACTATTGCATGTGGGTTAATAAATCTTCAACAaccaattataaaacaatag
- the LOC132928631 gene encoding uncharacterized protein LOC132928631, protein MAVAPRDLVITRRLFMKNAVRPVHVDDNSPNECDDDKYWSKEYYGRYVIPSLLLVAIFQYCTKLKLSTYLIVYRSTRESYGDSAIGYVKLLRQGNICLVKGQICPEHKVRQKNYKVALTVDEEEEKIVDVNCDDCAASLGGCKHSLAFLMYLHRKSEESSVTSVDCYWKKPKLSGIGTSIKFMNTKDLFPPKNVKNQSTNKVIVTKFFEDVIELGRKNNINCQLGQYNYCLSEISNLSIHRLMSNFRTQQQLNTVVKCSEFINFIKSVIQSNSGILQKIERGTQDQSNNNSWFEMRYGRITASKVYEASKCSTTDGTLVKQILGISKIKLSKAMNRGIHLEEQVIKQVKILVGYKIKKTGLLIDKNFPILGASADGLGEDFVLEVKCPTTHSTLLNYVDNGVVKPKVLSQIQIQMHIHEVWKGILAIADPEFEKNKKVT, encoded by the exons atggccgTTGCTCCCCGCGATCTCGTCATAACGCGTCGTTTGTTTATGAAAAACGCTGTTCGACCCGTTCACGTCGACGACAACTCGCCAAATGAATGCGACGACGATAAGTACTGGTCAAAAGAATATTACGGCCGTTAT gTAATACCTTCCTTACTACTTGTGgctatatttcaatattgtacaaaactcaaattaagtacctacttaattgtATATAGATCAACACGAGAAAGCTATGGTGATTCAGCTATTGGATATGTCAAACTATTGCGCCAAggaaatatttgtttagttaaaGGACAAATATGTCCAGAACATAAAGTAAGACAGAAAAACTATAAAGTAGCTTTAACTGTGGATGAAGAGGAAGAGAAAATTGTGGATGTTAATTGTGATGACTGTGCAGCTTCATTag GTGGATGTAAACATAGCTTAGCATTTCTTATGTATTTACATAGAAAAAGTGAAGAGTCATCAGTAACATCAGTTGATTGTTATTGGAAAAAACCAAAGCTATCTGGTATAGGAACAAGTATTAAGTTTATGAACACTAAAGACCTATTTCcaccaaaaaatgtaaaaaatcaatctactaataaagtaattgtTACAAAATTTTTTGAAGATGTAATAGAATTgggaagaaaaaataatataaattgtcaaTTAGGCCAGTACAACTATTGTTTGAgtgaaatatcaaatttatctaTTCATAGATTAATGTCGAATTTCAGAACACAACAACAACTTAATACAG ttGTCAAATGttcagaatttattaattttatcaaaagtgTTATACAATCAAATAGTGGAATATTACAGAAAATAGAAAGAGGAACACAAGATCAATCCAACAATAATAGTTGGTTTGAAATGCGATATGGACGGATTACTGCATCCAAGGTATATGAAGCATCTAAATGTAGTACAACAGATGGTACTCTGGTTAAACAAATTTTGGGGATCTCAAAGATAAAATTATCTAAAGCAATGAACAGAGGAATACATTTGGAAGAACAG gttataaaacaagtaaaaatacttgtaggttataaaattaaaaaaactggaTTACTAATTGATAAGAACTTTCCAATATTAGGAGCATCAGCTGATGGTCTAGGAGAAGACTTTGTTTTAGAAGTAAAATGTCCTACAACTCAttctacattattaaattatgtagatAATGGAGTTGTAAAACCAaag gtactatctCAAATACAAATTCAAATGCATATACATGAGGTGTGGAAAGGAATACTAGCTATTGCTGACCCTGAAtttgaaaagaataaaaaagttacc